The window CCGCCGGATAAAGCCCGCGCCGCGCGACATCGAGGACGGCGCCCGACAGATCGGTGCCCAGGATCGCGACGTCGCCGCCCGCAATCACCCGCCCCTCCGCGCGATCGACGCCGAGCAGGCTCATCGCCAGCGAATAGGGTTCCTCCCCCGTCGACGCCGCCGCGCACCACATCCGTACCCGCCCGCCGGCATCGAGCCTATCGATCAGGAGGGGGCGCACCTCGCGCTCGAACTGGTGAAAATGATGATCTTCACGAAAGAACTTCGTGTGATTGGTCGTCATCGCCTCGATCGCGCGCTGGCGCTCGGCCGGGTCGCGGCGGATCAGGTCGATATAGGTCGCAAAGTCGCGCAGCCCCCGTTCGCGCACCAGCTTCACCAGCCGCGAATAGACCAGCATTGTCTTCGTCTGCGGCAGGCAGATGCCCGAATGCGCATGAACCATCGCCGAAACGGCCGCGAAGTCGCGCGGCGTGTAGGGATATTCGCGCCCGTCGAAAGGACGGGGGGTCATGTCGTTCATGCGCGCGGTCGATCGATCAGGCGCGGCGGAGCATGCGATCGGGCGCGCGGAAGGCGGTGACACCCTCCACATCGAGGATCAGCGCGACGCGGCCGTCGCCCAGGATCGTGGCGCCTGCCAGCCCTTCGATCTGGCGATAATTGGTCTCCAGGCTCTTGATGACCACCTGCCGCTGATCGCGGATCTCGTCGACCATCAGCACCGCTTGGCCGACCGCCTCCGATTCGACGACGATCAGCACGGCCTTGGCCGGATCGACCTGCGCGCCGCCGATGCCGAACTGGTTCGCGACCGACTGAACCGGCAGCCAGGTGCCGCGCACCGAGATCATCGGCTGGTTGGCGCCGATATATTTGATCTCTTCGGGCTCGGGCTGAACGCTTTCGATGATGTGCGTCAGCGGGATGACATAGGTTTCGCTGCCGACCGTGACGATCATGCCGTCGAGGATCGCGAGCGTCAGCGGCAATGCCAGCGTGAAGGTCGTGCCCTCGCCGGGGGTCGAGGTGATCGTGATGCGGCCGCCCAGCGCCTGCACGTTGCGGCGAACCACGTCCATGCCGACGCCGCGGCCCGAAATGTTCGATACGGTCGACGCAGTCGAGAAGCCGGGCGAGAAGATCAGATTGTCGATCTCCTCATCGCTCAGCCGCGCATCAGGCGCGACCAGACCGCGTTCGATCGCCTTGGCCAGAACGCGCGGACGATCGATGCCGCGTCCGTCGTCGGATACGCAGATCACGATCCGGCCCGAACGATGTTCGGCGGACAGGCGGATGCGCCCTTCGGCGCTCTTGCCCGCGGCCAGACGCTCCTCGGGGCTTTCGAGGCCATGATCGATCGCGTTGCGGATCAGGTGGGTCAGCGGCTCGCCGATCCGTTCGACCACGGTCTTGTCGAGTTCGGTCGCCTCGCCTTCGACTTCGAGGCGGACTTCCTTGCCGGTGGTCGCGGTGACTTCGCGGATGATTCGCGGAACGCGGCTGAACACCGAACGGATCGGCTGCGCGCGGATCGACATCGCGCTGTCCTGCAATTCGCGGGTCAGGTGATCGAGGTCGTTGAGTTCGTCGATCTGGGCGAGGCCCGAATTGTGGAGCCGCTGCGCCAGCATCGCCTGGGTGATGACGAGT is drawn from Sphingomonas crocodyli and contains these coding sequences:
- a CDS encoding CheR family methyltransferase, with amino-acid sequence MNDMTPRPFDGREYPYTPRDFAAVSAMVHAHSGICLPQTKTMLVYSRLVKLVRERGLRDFATYIDLIRRDPAERQRAIEAMTTNHTKFFREDHHFHQFEREVRPLLIDRLDAGGRVRMWCAAASTGEEPYSLAMSLLGVDRAEGRVIAGGDVAILGTDLSGAVLDVARRGLYPAALAQDIPDDLRRTWTRVSGGTMAVAPMLRDMVRYRRLNLLNAWPMRGRFDVIFCRNVMIYFDEPTRERLVARLVDQLAPGGYLYIGHSERIGGEAARRLRAIGQTVYRKDAA
- a CDS encoding chemotaxis protein CheA, yielding MKLEEIQDIFFQECDEGLGQAEAGLLALQAGAQDDETVNTVFRAVHSIKGGSGAFGFERLQAYTHHFETLLDQLREGEHALTPSLIGLLLSAFDMLADHVAAARGDQPTPDDAGMLQRLQETASGAGGTVEVADDAGLAAALDFDLDGLLGDLDTGEDPFANWERDAAEEEITDATRLFVRPREGALAHGGEPLLLIRELVDMGGIIRAVDAAAVPTIDRFDAAGAYLGWHVDVPATVARSDIEDIFEFVADDCLLEFKAATAPVAEPTVAEPVVAEAPAVAIAPEPETAPVTNILPFVAPVEPAKADPAPADVAEKGAAQPGMTATIRVDLEKLDRLINLVGELVITQAMLAQRLHNSGLAQIDELNDLDHLTRELQDSAMSIRAQPIRSVFSRVPRIIREVTATTGKEVRLEVEGEATELDKTVVERIGEPLTHLIRNAIDHGLESPEERLAAGKSAEGRIRLSAEHRSGRIVICVSDDGRGIDRPRVLAKAIERGLVAPDARLSDEEIDNLIFSPGFSTASTVSNISGRGVGMDVVRRNVQALGGRITITSTPGEGTTFTLALPLTLAILDGMIVTVGSETYVIPLTHIIESVQPEPEEIKYIGANQPMISVRGTWLPVQSVANQFGIGGAQVDPAKAVLIVVESEAVGQAVLMVDEIRDQRQVVIKSLETNYRQIEGLAGATILGDGRVALILDVEGVTAFRAPDRMLRRA